The following is a genomic window from Mycolicibacterium sp. TY81.
ACAACTCAACAGAGAATCTGGCTCATGTTCGCGCGGCGGGTCGAATTCGCACCCGCCGCGCGAACATCACGGCTCGCCAATTTCGGCAGCGCCTAGGGTGTCCCGATGAACTCGACGCCGGCGGTGATCGCCGGGCGATGCCGCAGAATCCGGTAGTGGGCCAGCCGGCCCAGGCCCTTCGTGGTCTCGAGTCGCGCGCCAGGCCACACCTCTGCGATCTCGACACTGGACGAGTAGGGACTGTCCGGATCATCCGGATCGTGGATGAGCAGTAGCGGCCGGTCGCCGGCGTATTTGGCCGACGCGGTGATGTCGGTGCCCAGCAGCGGCATGCCAAGTCGTCGGTCCAGGCGCCGGTGCAGGCGGTCCCGGATCCGCGGCCCGAAGTTGTGGCGTTCGGCGAAAGCGTCCAGGTACCAGGTGAAGTCGCCCATCGGGGCGAGGAACACCAAGCGCCCCGTCTGCGCACCGCGCGCCGCGGCCAGCGCCGCCGCCTTTGCACCCAGCGAATGACCGACGACGGCGTGCGCCGGCCCGTGCTGAGCGATGACGGCCCGCACTGCTTCCGCGCACTCGACGATGGTGGTGCGGCCCGGCGCCAGTGCCCCCGGCTCCGAATCGTGGTGGCTGGGGAGGTCGAACGCGATGACCCGATACCCCGCCGCGACAAGGGGTTTGACGAAAACCGCCATATGCGCCCGGCACCCGCCCCAGCCGTGTACCAGGTAGACCAACG
Proteins encoded in this region:
- a CDS encoding alpha/beta fold hydrolase, coding for MALTEPRAGQARSGEAVTDTDAGVLPPVPARTRRAFWWLERFAPAIGARWATELWCTVPDVDLSTKMPPGLPDSTPFEAAWDGHRIAGQSWGSGPLVYLVHGWGGCRAHMAVFVKPLVAAGYRVIAFDLPSHHDSEPGALAPGRTTIVECAEAVRAVIAQHGPAHAVVGHSLGAKAAALAAARGAQTGRLVFLAPMGDFTWYLDAFAERHNFGPRIRDRLHRRLDRRLGMPLLGTDITASAKYAGDRPLLLIHDPDDPDSPYSSSVEIAEVWPGARLETTKGLGRLAHYRILRHRPAITAGVEFIGTP